The proteins below come from a single Thermopolyspora flexuosa genomic window:
- a CDS encoding FAD-dependent oxidoreductase — translation MTAIRKAIVVGGGIAGPVTALALRKAGIEAAVYEAYPSTADGVGGTLALAPNGLAALRIFGADEAVRAVATPITRTVMALGRSRIELPMLPDLPPLQVVHRSDLYRILHDLALAQGIEITYGRRLVDAHQTPTGVTAMFADGTTATGDILVGADGIHSTVRRLIDPDAPGPGFTGLLGFESVARHTVDVPPGTMTFAYGKGGYYLYWREPGGGTRWGVNLPQERPMSLTEARQVPRTAWLQKLRATFADDDPGAELMLSTRPEDLLVTGSLHIMPRVPHWHRGRMVLVGDAVHAPSNSSGQGASLAVESAVQLARCLRDLPDVPAAFAEYERLRRGRVEGVAARAARINRTKAPGPIVGAIMPVLMRLMLKTVLNPEKMLAPEQRYVIDWDAPVAAAPALR, via the coding sequence ATGACCGCGATCAGAAAGGCGATCGTCGTCGGCGGCGGCATCGCCGGGCCGGTGACGGCCCTCGCCCTGCGCAAGGCCGGCATCGAGGCCGCCGTGTACGAGGCGTACCCGAGCACGGCCGACGGCGTCGGCGGCACGCTCGCGCTCGCCCCGAACGGCCTGGCGGCCCTGCGCATCTTCGGCGCGGACGAGGCGGTCCGCGCGGTCGCCACCCCGATCACGCGCACCGTGATGGCGCTCGGGCGCAGCCGGATCGAGCTGCCGATGCTGCCCGACCTGCCGCCGCTGCAGGTGGTGCACCGCAGCGACCTCTACCGCATCCTGCACGACCTGGCGCTCGCCCAGGGCATCGAGATCACGTACGGCAGGCGCCTGGTCGACGCCCACCAGACGCCGACCGGCGTGACCGCGATGTTCGCCGACGGCACCACCGCCACCGGCGACATCCTCGTCGGGGCGGACGGCATCCACTCCACCGTGCGCCGGCTCATCGACCCGGACGCGCCCGGCCCGGGCTTCACCGGCCTGCTCGGCTTCGAGTCGGTGGCGCGCCACACCGTGGACGTGCCGCCCGGCACGATGACCTTCGCGTACGGCAAGGGCGGCTACTACCTGTACTGGCGCGAGCCGGGCGGCGGCACCCGGTGGGGCGTGAACCTGCCGCAGGAGCGGCCGATGTCGCTCACCGAGGCGCGGCAGGTGCCCCGCACCGCGTGGTTGCAGAAGCTGCGCGCCACCTTCGCGGACGACGACCCCGGCGCCGAGCTGATGCTCTCCACCCGCCCCGAGGACCTGCTGGTCACCGGATCGCTGCACATCATGCCGCGCGTCCCGCACTGGCACCGCGGCCGGATGGTGCTCGTCGGCGACGCGGTGCACGCGCCCTCGAACAGCTCGGGCCAGGGCGCCTCGCTCGCCGTGGAGAGCGCGGTGCAGCTCGCCCGCTGCCTGCGCGACCTGCCGGACGTGCCCGCCGCGTTCGCCGAGTACGAGCGGCTGCGGCGCGGCCGCGTCGAGGGGGTGGCGGCCCGCGCGGCGCGCATCAACCGCACCAAGGCCCCCGGCCCCATCGTCGGCGCGATCATGCCGGTGCTCATGCGGCTCATGTTGAAGACCGTGCTCAACCCGGAGAAGATGCTCGCGCCCGAGCAGCGCTACGTGATCGACTGGGACGCCCCGGTGGCGGCGGCCCCGGCCTTGCGCTGA
- a CDS encoding PadR family transcriptional regulator yields the protein MAKRRKVGNLLALAVLAALVQRPMHPYEIATALRGWGKEQDMDFKWGSFYTVIRNMAKHGLIVAVESAREGRRPERTVYRITEAGREELVDWTRELISTPMHERPRFRAGLSVIAALHPDEAAGLLRRRLGLLEAGIAADRASLAEEARAIPRLFLVENEYDLALKEAEAAWIRALLADLESGAFPGLDAWRAVHETGEMPAELSALAERTRSDE from the coding sequence ATGGCGAAGCGGCGGAAGGTCGGCAACCTGCTCGCGCTCGCGGTGCTCGCCGCGCTCGTGCAACGGCCGATGCACCCCTACGAGATCGCCACGGCCCTGCGCGGCTGGGGCAAAGAGCAGGACATGGACTTCAAGTGGGGGTCGTTCTACACGGTCATCCGGAACATGGCCAAGCACGGCCTGATCGTGGCCGTGGAGAGCGCCCGCGAAGGCCGCCGCCCCGAGCGCACCGTGTACCGCATCACCGAGGCCGGCCGCGAGGAGCTGGTGGACTGGACACGCGAGCTGATCTCGACGCCGATGCACGAGCGGCCGCGCTTCCGGGCCGGCCTGTCGGTGATCGCCGCTCTCCACCCCGACGAGGCCGCCGGGCTGCTGCGGCGGCGGCTGGGGCTGCTGGAGGCGGGCATCGCCGCCGACCGCGCGTCGCTCGCCGAGGAGGCCCGCGCCATCCCCCGCCTGTTCCTCGTCGAGAACGAGTACGACCTCGCGCTCAAGGAGGCGGAGGCGGCCTGGATCCGCGCGCTGCTCGCCGACCTGGAGTCGGGCGCCTTCCCCGGGCTCGACGCCTGGCGGGCGGTGCACGAGACCGGCGAGATGCCGGCCGAGCTCAGCGCCCTCGCGGAGCGCACCCGCTCCGACGAGTGA
- a CDS encoding NDMA-dependent alcohol dehydrogenase, translating to MRTKAAVIRKPGEPWEITELELDEPREGEVRIRFHASGMCHSDEHLRTGHSAGRLPMVGGHEGAGVVEAVGPGVTRVKVGDHVVCSFIPACGTCRYCSTGRQNLCDQGAEMVTGKLSDGGFRFHDDSGEDLGGFCMLGTFSERAVVSQASCVPIDRDIPFEIACLVGCGVPTGWGTSVYAAGVSAGDTVVIFGAGGVGMNAVQGAAFAGAANIVVVDPVKFKRDKALEFGATHVFERAEEAHEAVVEMTWGQLADHAICTVGVLTHEVVAQAAAIVGKGGQVTITSVGDHKEDHIRLAANGMVVGWQRRIQGHVFGMCNPLYDIPRLLRLWRQGRLKLEELITRRFRLEEINEGYQALDRGELIRGVIIHDV from the coding sequence ATGAGAACGAAAGCGGCGGTTATCCGCAAGCCTGGCGAACCTTGGGAGATCACCGAACTCGAGCTGGACGAGCCCCGGGAGGGCGAGGTCCGGATCCGGTTCCACGCCTCCGGCATGTGCCACTCCGACGAGCACCTGCGCACCGGCCACAGCGCCGGACGGCTGCCGATGGTCGGCGGGCACGAGGGCGCCGGTGTGGTCGAGGCGGTGGGCCCCGGGGTGACCAGGGTGAAGGTGGGCGACCACGTGGTCTGCTCGTTCATCCCCGCCTGTGGAACGTGCCGGTACTGCTCCACCGGGCGGCAGAACCTGTGTGACCAGGGCGCCGAGATGGTCACCGGGAAGCTCTCCGACGGCGGCTTCCGGTTCCACGACGACTCCGGCGAGGACCTCGGCGGGTTCTGCATGCTCGGCACCTTCTCCGAGCGCGCCGTGGTGTCGCAGGCCTCCTGCGTGCCGATCGACCGCGACATCCCGTTCGAGATCGCCTGCCTCGTCGGGTGCGGCGTGCCGACCGGGTGGGGCACGTCGGTCTACGCGGCCGGCGTCTCCGCCGGGGACACCGTGGTGATCTTCGGCGCCGGCGGCGTGGGCATGAACGCCGTGCAGGGCGCGGCGTTCGCGGGCGCGGCGAACATCGTCGTGGTCGACCCGGTGAAGTTCAAGCGCGACAAGGCGCTCGAGTTCGGCGCGACCCACGTGTTCGAGCGGGCCGAGGAGGCCCACGAGGCCGTGGTCGAGATGACGTGGGGGCAGCTCGCCGACCACGCGATCTGCACCGTGGGCGTGCTCACCCACGAGGTGGTGGCGCAGGCCGCGGCGATCGTCGGCAAGGGCGGCCAGGTCACGATCACCTCCGTGGGCGACCACAAGGAGGACCACATCCGGCTCGCCGCCAACGGGATGGTCGTGGGCTGGCAGCGGCGCATCCAGGGCCACGTCTTCGGCATGTGCAACCCGCTCTACGACATCCCGCGGCTGCTCCGGCTGTGGCGGCAGGGGCGGCTCAAGCTCGAGGAGCTGATCACCCGCAGGTTCCGCCTCGAGGAGATCAACGAGGGGTACCAGGCGCTCGACCGCGGCGAGCTGATCCGCGGCGTGATCATCCACGACGTCTGA
- a CDS encoding histone-like nucleoid-structuring protein Lsr2 yields the protein MAQKVILVDDLDSSEGDDVARREFSLLNRTFAIDLSEANQRRLTEALQFIEEVLERSREVKKPSRSRKAADTSPRLRGYTLTDVRTWAREQGIDVPERGKLPDEVIDKFIAAHPDAAADGPEADGAEADGAEGTATQPQPEA from the coding sequence GTGGCGCAGAAGGTGATTCTGGTTGACGACCTCGACAGCTCCGAGGGCGACGATGTGGCGAGACGCGAGTTCTCGCTGCTGAACCGGACCTTCGCCATCGATCTATCCGAGGCCAACCAGCGGCGGCTGACCGAGGCACTCCAGTTCATCGAGGAGGTGCTGGAGCGCTCCCGCGAGGTGAAGAAGCCATCGCGGTCGAGGAAGGCCGCCGACACCTCTCCGCGGCTGCGTGGCTACACGCTCACCGACGTGCGCACGTGGGCGCGTGAGCAGGGGATCGATGTCCCCGAGCGGGGCAAGCTCCCCGACGAGGTGATCGACAAGTTCATCGCCGCCCACCCCGACGCCGCCGCCGACGGCCCGGAGGCCGACGGGGCGGAGGCCGATGGGGCGGAGGGGACGGCCACTCAGCCGCAGCCCGAGGCGTGA
- a CDS encoding penicillin acylase family protein translates to MPTPLPSLRRAITLVTVVALTTLGLPTTPAASAAAPAAAEQPIATSFSPDDHCLGQCLDILPPGQNGNATLVDILAHQALGTMPKHTGDQLAKYANLLAGYNGLTEDRLERFFNDASFGVPPGQVESTVKPRSDVTIVRDKATGIPHITGTTRAGTMFGAGYAAAQDRLWVMDLLRHVGRGELTSFAGGAPGNRALEQSVWRNSPYTEADLEAQVERLRRMGDRGRRLYDDVREYVAGINAYIDRCMANRNCPGEYVLTGHLDAVTNKGGPKHFKATDLIAIAGVIGGLFGGGGGAEMQSALVRVAARARYGTAEGDRVWEAFRSQNDPETVLTLHDGQSFPFGAAPAGATGVVLPDPGARPVDVTENETGSAVSAQAAGAATTETGSPALPALAGLVVDNAKPGMSNAVVISAARSKDGHPIAVFGPQTGYFAPQLLMLQELSGPGIRARGAAFAGLSMYVLLGRGTDYAWSATSSLQDITDTYALTLCEPDGGTPTVDSDHYLHEGRCVPMETLRKTNSWKPTVADPTPAGSYDLVIKRTRYGLVTWRGTVNGVPTAFTTLRSTYRHEADSAIGFQMFNDPDAMGTAAGFIESASHIAFAFNWFYVNATESAYFMSGGNPVRSPVSDPNLPMVADKAHEWSGYDPETNTADYHPPSTHPQAVDQDYLVSWNNKQAKDYGAADGNFSFGAVHRGDLLDRPIREALANGGRLDRAETARIVAEAAVVDLRGRRVLPDLLRVIDSAPVTDPALADAVAKLRAWERAGAKREETSPGSRRYAHADAIRIMDAWWPKLVAAQFRPGLGDELYRALVDALQIDEPPSGLMRGDVTDLPVSANESQPHRGSAFQFGWWGYVSKDLRAVLGDPVQAPLPRRYCGDGTVAGCRAVLLDSLADALAEPATTTYPGDDVCAAGDQWCADAVRQSPLGGIGHPLISWQNRPTYQQVVSFPARRGDPVGNLAKGATATASSRENLLYPPGKAVDGDLSSRWSSSYRDNQWFQVDLGTVRTVARVILRWEAAYGRAYRIQTSVDGATWTTVYATETGDGGTDNVSFAPVDARYVRMQGVRRGTSYGYSLYEFEVYAR, encoded by the coding sequence ATGCCCACACCCCTCCCATCCCTCCGCCGCGCGATCACCCTCGTCACCGTGGTCGCGCTCACCACGCTCGGACTCCCCACGACCCCGGCCGCCTCCGCCGCGGCCCCGGCCGCCGCCGAGCAACCGATTGCCACCTCCTTCTCCCCCGACGACCACTGCCTCGGCCAGTGCCTCGACATCCTGCCGCCGGGGCAGAACGGCAACGCCACGCTCGTCGACATCCTCGCCCACCAGGCCCTCGGCACCATGCCGAAGCACACCGGCGACCAGCTCGCCAAGTACGCGAACCTGCTCGCGGGCTACAACGGGCTCACCGAGGACCGGCTCGAGAGGTTCTTCAACGACGCCTCCTTCGGCGTACCGCCCGGACAGGTGGAGAGCACGGTCAAGCCGCGCTCGGACGTGACGATCGTGCGGGACAAGGCCACCGGCATCCCGCACATCACGGGCACCACGCGGGCCGGGACCATGTTCGGCGCCGGGTACGCGGCCGCGCAGGACCGGCTGTGGGTCATGGACCTGCTGCGGCACGTGGGGCGCGGCGAGCTCACCTCGTTCGCGGGCGGCGCCCCGGGCAACCGGGCGCTCGAGCAGAGCGTGTGGCGGAACTCGCCGTACACCGAGGCCGACCTCGAGGCGCAGGTGGAGCGGCTGCGGCGGATGGGGGACCGCGGGCGGCGGCTCTACGACGACGTGCGCGAGTACGTGGCCGGGATCAACGCCTACATCGACCGGTGCATGGCCAATCGGAACTGTCCCGGCGAGTACGTGCTCACCGGCCACCTCGACGCGGTGACCAACAAGGGCGGCCCCAAGCACTTCAAGGCCACCGACCTCATCGCGATCGCCGGGGTGATCGGCGGCCTGTTCGGCGGCGGTGGCGGCGCGGAGATGCAGTCCGCGCTGGTGCGGGTCGCCGCGCGGGCCAGGTACGGCACGGCCGAGGGCGACCGGGTGTGGGAGGCGTTCCGCTCGCAGAACGACCCGGAGACCGTGCTCACCCTGCACGACGGCCAGAGCTTCCCGTTCGGCGCCGCGCCCGCCGGCGCCACGGGCGTGGTGCTGCCCGACCCGGGCGCCCGGCCGGTCGACGTCACCGAGAACGAGACCGGCTCGGCGGTCTCCGCCCAGGCCGCGGGGGCCGCGACGACGGAGACGGGGTCGCCCGCGCTCCCGGCGCTCGCCGGGCTGGTGGTGGACAACGCCAAGCCCGGCATGTCGAACGCGGTGGTGATCTCCGCCGCCAGGTCGAAGGACGGCCACCCGATCGCGGTGTTCGGCCCGCAGACCGGCTACTTCGCCCCGCAGCTGCTCATGCTGCAGGAGCTGTCCGGCCCGGGCATCCGGGCGCGCGGCGCCGCGTTCGCCGGGCTCAGCATGTACGTGCTGCTCGGCCGCGGCACCGACTACGCGTGGAGCGCGACCTCCAGCCTGCAGGACATCACCGACACCTACGCGCTCACCCTCTGCGAGCCGGACGGCGGCACGCCCACCGTCGACTCCGACCACTACCTGCACGAGGGCCGCTGCGTCCCGATGGAGACGCTGCGCAAGACCAACTCCTGGAAGCCGACCGTCGCCGACCCCACCCCGGCGGGCTCGTACGACCTGGTGATCAAGCGCACCCGGTACGGCCTGGTGACCTGGCGCGGCACGGTGAACGGCGTGCCGACCGCGTTCACCACGCTGCGCTCCACCTACCGCCACGAGGCCGACTCGGCGATCGGCTTCCAGATGTTCAACGACCCGGACGCGATGGGCACCGCGGCCGGCTTCATCGAGTCGGCGTCGCACATCGCGTTCGCGTTCAACTGGTTCTACGTGAACGCCACCGAGTCGGCGTACTTCATGTCGGGCGGCAACCCGGTCCGCTCCCCGGTCTCCGACCCGAACCTGCCGATGGTCGCCGACAAGGCGCACGAGTGGTCCGGGTACGACCCGGAGACCAACACCGCCGACTACCACCCGCCGTCCACCCACCCGCAGGCGGTCGACCAGGACTACCTGGTGAGCTGGAACAACAAGCAGGCCAAGGACTACGGCGCGGCGGACGGCAACTTCAGCTTCGGCGCGGTGCACCGCGGCGACCTGCTCGACCGGCCGATCCGCGAGGCCCTGGCGAACGGCGGCAGGCTCGACCGGGCCGAGACCGCGCGGATCGTCGCCGAGGCCGCGGTCGTGGACCTGCGCGGCAGGCGGGTGCTGCCCGACCTGCTGCGCGTGATCGACTCCGCCCCGGTGACCGACCCGGCGCTCGCCGACGCGGTGGCCAAGCTCCGCGCCTGGGAGCGGGCGGGCGCCAAGCGGGAGGAGACCTCGCCCGGCAGCCGCAGGTACGCCCACGCGGACGCGATCCGCATCATGGACGCCTGGTGGCCGAAGCTGGTCGCCGCCCAGTTCCGGCCGGGACTCGGCGACGAGCTGTACCGGGCGCTGGTCGACGCGCTGCAGATCGACGAGCCGCCGTCGGGCCTGATGCGGGGCGACGTGACCGACCTTCCGGTGTCGGCGAACGAGTCGCAGCCGCACCGCGGGTCGGCGTTCCAGTTCGGCTGGTGGGGCTATGTGAGCAAGGACCTGCGCGCGGTGCTCGGCGACCCGGTGCAGGCGCCGCTGCCGCGCCGGTACTGCGGGGACGGCACCGTGGCCGGGTGCCGGGCGGTGCTGCTCGACAGCCTCGCGGACGCGCTCGCCGAGCCGGCCACGACCACCTACCCGGGCGACGACGTGTGCGCGGCGGGCGACCAGTGGTGCGCCGACGCGGTACGGCAGTCGCCGCTCGGCGGCATCGGCCACCCGCTGATCTCCTGGCAGAACCGGCCGACCTACCAGCAGGTGGTCTCGTTCCCGGCCCGCCGCGGCGACCCGGTCGGCAACCTCGCCAAGGGCGCCACCGCCACCGCGTCCAGCCGGGAGAACCTGCTCTACCCGCCGGGCAAGGCGGTCGACGGCGACCTGTCGAGCCGCTGGTCGAGCTCGTACCGCGACAATCAGTGGTTCCAGGTGGACCTCGGCACGGTCCGCACCGTGGCCCGGGTCATCCTCCGCTGGGAGGCCGCGTACGGCAGGGCGTACCGGATCCAGACCTCCGTCGACGGCGCCACCTGGACGACGGTGTACGCCACGGAGACCGGCGACGGCGGGACGGACAACGTGTCCTTCGCCCCGGTGGACGCCCGGTACGTGCGCATGCAGGGGGTGCGGCGCGGCACCTCCTACGGCTACTCCCTCTACGAGTTCGAGGTCTACGCGCGCTGA
- a CDS encoding Uma2 family endonuclease: protein MTDPLTPAWPAPSPKDLTADDLDRVPGLPAHTEPIDGTLVRPGLRTDFHTAALYLPEAGTRRTAPPGFRVRRGDERGAGATAAARARPHRDPRRGAREPGTTACRAADVVLAVEVVSPGSEVRDRGRRPRLYAMAAIPLLAGGERRRPTVYVHELDPAVPACVPAGIHRDRLRLAVPFGIDIDLTEIGDL from the coding sequence ATGACCGACCCGCTGACTCCCGCCTGGCCGGCGCCTTCGCCGAAGGACCTTACCGCGGACGACCTCGATCGCGTTCCCGGGCTGCCGGCCCACACCGAGCCGATCGACGGTACCCTGGTCCGCCCCGGGCTGCGGACGGACTTCCACACCGCCGCGCTCTATCTGCCGGAGGCCGGCACGAGGCGTACCGCGCCGCCGGGGTTCCGGGTGCGCCGCGGAGATGAGCGTGGTGCTGGGGCCACGGCAGCGGCCCGAGCCCGGCCTCACCGTGATCCGCGCCGAGGCGCACGAGAGCCCGGGACGACCGCGTGCCGGGCGGCGGACGTCGTCCTCGCCGTCGAGGTGGTCTCCCCCGGTTCGGAGGTGCGCGACCGGGGGCGCAGGCCGCGGCTCTACGCGATGGCCGCAATCCCCCTTCTGGCGGGTGGAGAACGACGACGCCCCACCGTGTACGTGCACGAGCTCGATCCGGCCGTCCCGGCCTGCGTGCCGGCCGGGATACACCGCGACCGGCTGCGGCTCGCCGTTCCCTTCGGCATCGACATCGACCTGACCGAGATCGGCGACCTCTGA
- a CDS encoding MBL fold metallo-hydrolase: MLVAGAVAAAAGVVLRDLPASLGRRPSGPRADRVRRSPNFRDGAFHNPPSAVAVPIRPGFKVVVKQLGDFASRRPRGDVPLVSAVPEPVRDGLRATWYGHSSVLLEIEGRRVLLDPIWSRRPSPVRFAGPRRLHPAPVQLDALPPVDAVVISHDHYDHLDMPTVRALSRTQAARFVVPLGIGGHLERWGVPASRIVELDWEEEAKVAGLRFVATAARHFSGRTLRRNDTLWGSWAIIGDRHRAFYAGDSGYFDGFRGIGAAHGPFDLTLMPIGAYSTLWPDVHMTPEEAVTAHLDLGGRLLLPVHWATFNLAPHPWAEPADRLWREAKARGVDVTVPRPGEPVDIAAPPPVDGWWQTLA, encoded by the coding sequence GTGCTCGTGGCCGGCGCGGTCGCCGCGGCGGCGGGGGTCGTGCTCCGGGATCTCCCGGCCTCGCTGGGCAGGCGGCCGTCGGGGCCGCGTGCCGATCGGGTGCGGCGGTCGCCGAACTTCCGCGACGGGGCGTTCCACAACCCCCCGTCGGCCGTCGCGGTGCCGATACGGCCCGGCTTCAAGGTCGTCGTGAAGCAGCTCGGTGACTTCGCGTCCCGTCGGCCGCGCGGGGACGTGCCGCTGGTGTCCGCCGTGCCGGAGCCCGTGCGCGACGGGCTGCGGGCCACCTGGTACGGCCACTCGAGCGTGCTGCTGGAGATCGAAGGGCGGCGCGTGCTGCTCGACCCGATATGGAGCAGGCGGCCGTCGCCGGTGCGGTTCGCCGGGCCGCGCCGGCTCCATCCCGCGCCGGTGCAGCTCGACGCGCTCCCGCCCGTCGACGCCGTGGTGATCTCGCACGACCACTACGACCACCTCGACATGCCCACGGTGCGCGCGCTGAGCCGTACCCAGGCCGCGCGGTTCGTCGTGCCGCTCGGCATCGGCGGCCACCTGGAGCGCTGGGGCGTGCCCGCCTCGCGCATCGTCGAGCTCGACTGGGAGGAGGAGGCGAAGGTGGCCGGCCTGCGGTTCGTCGCCACCGCCGCCCGCCACTTCTCCGGGCGCACGCTGCGCCGCAACGACACCCTGTGGGGTTCCTGGGCGATCATCGGCGACCGGCACCGCGCCTTCTACGCCGGGGACTCGGGCTACTTCGACGGCTTCCGAGGCATCGGCGCCGCGCACGGGCCCTTCGACCTCACCCTCATGCCCATCGGCGCCTACAGCACGCTCTGGCCGGACGTGCACATGACCCCGGAGGAGGCGGTCACCGCCCACCTCGACCTCGGCGGGCGGCTGCTCCTCCCGGTGCACTGGGCCACGTTCAACCTCGCCCCGCACCCGTGGGCCGAGCCCGCCGACCGCCTCTGGCGTGAGGCCAAGGCCCGCGGCGTCGACGTCACCGTGCCCCGCCCGGGCGAGCCCGTCGACATCGCCGCCCCGCCGCCGGTGGACGGCTGGTGGCAGACGCTCGCCTGA
- a CDS encoding OsmC family protein, whose translation MIEATALATPWQVRFRSGTHEGVADTCKDGVGGAAGLRPHELLEAALASCMTITARQALAELGAPDAEVSVRVHVDRAPSVTRFRYELILDPAHEHHRPVIMGRLATSPVRTTLSNLLVFEAV comes from the coding sequence ATGATCGAGGCAACGGCTCTGGCGACGCCCTGGCAGGTCCGGTTCCGTTCCGGCACGCACGAGGGCGTCGCCGACACGTGCAAGGACGGGGTCGGCGGCGCGGCCGGGCTGCGCCCGCACGAGCTGCTGGAGGCCGCGCTCGCCAGCTGCATGACGATCACCGCGCGGCAGGCGCTCGCCGAGCTCGGCGCCCCGGACGCCGAGGTGAGCGTGCGCGTCCACGTGGACCGTGCGCCGTCGGTGACCCGGTTCCGCTACGAGCTCATCCTCGATCCCGCGCACGAGCACCACCGGCCCGTCATCATGGGCCGCCTGGCGACCTCGCCGGTCCGTACCACGCTGAGCAACCTGCTCGTCTTCGAGGCCGTCTGA
- a CDS encoding class I adenylate-forming enzyme family protein, which translates to MSTSSPEALLTAPGQLFEMAEVEVRGTVIRTWKHAPLHFPAVLEASRGHGAKDFVVYEDERLSYEDHYRRAATLARRLAEEYGVAKGDRVAIAMRNLPEWVIAFSAALAAGAVTVPLNAWWTAPELEYGLADSGAKVLIADGERAARLHGSDIAARLIVARADGWDLPPGARLFDEVLGEVAADARPPAVEVGPEDPATIFYTSGTTGRPKGALGSHRNLGQAPMSVAYALARTRARAGADPYGGMGGPRVTLLTVPLFHATGCFAALIPTMFSGGTLVLMHKWDPERALQLIEREKVTAMTGVPTNAWQLLSHPSLDKYDISSLGGVGYGGAPAPPKLLERLNTRLPSRTASNGYGMTETTALAIINSGPDYVAKPDSIGLPVAVCDVKICGPGGEELPPGEVGELCLRGPNVIMGYWNRPAETAETFIDGWVHTGDLARVDEEGFVYVVDRAKDMVIRGGENVYCAEVEAALYEHPAVEEAAVIGVPHEELGEEVGAVVRLAPGASADPDELRAFLRERLAYFKVPTRFWFRDGELPRNPAGKLIKTRLRQEVLGA; encoded by the coding sequence ATGAGTACCTCCTCCCCCGAGGCCCTGCTCACCGCTCCCGGCCAGCTGTTCGAGATGGCCGAGGTCGAGGTGCGCGGCACCGTGATCCGCACCTGGAAGCACGCCCCGCTCCACTTCCCCGCGGTGCTCGAGGCGAGCCGCGGGCACGGGGCGAAGGACTTCGTCGTCTACGAGGACGAACGGCTCAGCTACGAGGACCACTACCGGCGCGCCGCCACGCTCGCCCGCCGCCTCGCCGAGGAGTACGGCGTGGCCAAGGGCGACCGGGTGGCGATCGCCATGCGCAACCTGCCCGAGTGGGTGATCGCGTTCTCCGCGGCGCTCGCCGCCGGGGCGGTGACCGTACCGCTCAACGCCTGGTGGACCGCGCCCGAGCTGGAGTACGGCCTGGCCGACTCGGGGGCGAAGGTGCTCATCGCCGACGGCGAGCGGGCCGCCCGGCTGCACGGCTCCGACATCGCCGCCCGGCTCATCGTGGCCCGGGCCGACGGGTGGGACCTGCCGCCGGGGGCGCGCCTGTTCGACGAGGTGCTCGGCGAGGTCGCCGCGGACGCCAGGCCGCCCGCGGTCGAGGTCGGCCCGGAGGACCCGGCCACGATCTTCTACACGTCCGGCACCACCGGGCGGCCCAAGGGCGCACTCGGCAGCCACCGCAACCTCGGCCAGGCGCCGATGAGCGTCGCCTACGCGCTGGCGCGGACCCGCGCCCGGGCCGGCGCCGACCCGTACGGCGGCATGGGCGGCCCGCGGGTGACGCTGCTCACCGTGCCGCTGTTCCACGCCACCGGCTGCTTCGCCGCGCTGATCCCGACCATGTTCTCCGGCGGCACGCTGGTGCTCATGCACAAGTGGGACCCGGAGCGGGCGCTCCAGCTCATCGAGCGGGAGAAGGTCACCGCGATGACCGGCGTGCCCACCAACGCCTGGCAGCTGCTCTCCCACCCCAGCCTGGACAAGTACGACATCTCCAGCCTCGGCGGGGTGGGCTACGGCGGCGCGCCCGCCCCGCCCAAGCTGCTCGAGCGCCTCAACACGCGGCTGCCGAGCCGTACCGCCTCGAACGGGTACGGCATGACCGAGACGACCGCGCTCGCCATCATCAACAGCGGGCCGGACTACGTCGCCAAGCCCGACTCGATCGGCCTGCCGGTCGCGGTGTGCGACGTGAAGATCTGCGGGCCCGGCGGCGAGGAGCTGCCGCCCGGCGAGGTCGGCGAGCTGTGCCTGCGCGGACCGAACGTGATCATGGGCTACTGGAACCGGCCCGCCGAGACCGCCGAGACGTTCATCGACGGCTGGGTGCACACCGGCGACCTCGCCCGGGTCGACGAGGAGGGCTTCGTCTACGTCGTCGACCGGGCCAAGGACATGGTGATCCGCGGCGGCGAGAACGTGTACTGCGCCGAGGTCGAGGCCGCCCTCTACGAGCACCCGGCGGTCGAGGAGGCGGCGGTCATCGGCGTCCCGCACGAGGAGCTCGGCGAGGAGGTCGGCGCGGTGGTACGGCTCGCCCCCGGCGCCTCGGCCGACCCGGACGAGCTGCGCGCCTTCCTGCGCGAGCGGCTCGCGTACTTCAAGGTGCCGACCCGGTTCTGGTTCCGGGACGGCGAGCTGCCGCGCAACCCGGCCGGCAAGCTCATCAAGACCCGCCTGCGCCAGGAGGTGCTCGGCGCCTGA